A segment of the Flavobacteriales bacterium genome:
GATGGTCGAAGCGCTTCGGTCCGAATTCGGGGCCTCGTTCAGCTATGAGCCCCCTGCCCAAAAGTCGATAGGCGTGTTCTGCTTCATCGACGGGATCAAGGTGGATATCGTGCGCTACCCGCATCCGAGGATCGCAGAGGTTACAACCGTCGGTGACGTTCGGATGTACGCTGATGACGATATCGCCGCAATGAAGGTCCAAGCTATTCTCGGCCGGGGACGCAAGAAGGACTTCTGGGACCTTGCCGAACTCATTCGCCACCGCACCTTAGCAAGTGTGATCGACTGTCACGCCCGGAAGTACCCCAATCAGATGCTCGCGATCAGCATACCCAATGCGCTGGTGTACTACGCCGATGCGGAGGAGAGCGAAGTACCGGTAAGCTTGAAGCAACAAACATGGGAAGGTGTGAAGCAGGTCGTTCGCAATGCGGTTGAGGAGTTTCTGCGCTGACCACCTCTAGCTTCGCCGCGTGATCGAGCACCGCAACACCCTCATCTCCGAGGACCTCTTCGAGAAACGTTTCGTCTGCGACCTCAACGCCTGCAAGGGCGCCTGCTGCGTGGAAGGCGAGAGCGGCGCGCCGCTGCTGAAGGAAGAGGCCGAGCAGATCGAGAAGCTCTGGCCGAAGTACAAGAGCTACATCCCGGAGAAGGGCAGGCAGGCCGTGGCCGAGCAGGGCTTCAGCGTGATCGATGAGGACGGCGACCTGGTGA
Coding sequences within it:
- a CDS encoding nucleotidyl transferase AbiEii/AbiGii toxin family protein, with translation MRLEALDQFALVGGTALALRYGHRLSVDLDLFGHELQHEAMVEALRSEFGASFSYEPPAQKSIGVFCFIDGIKVDIVRYPHPRIAEVTTVGDVRMYADDDIAAMKVQAILGRGRKKDFWDLAELIRHRTLASVIDCHARKYPNQMLAISIPNALVYYADAEESEVPVSLKQQTWEGVKQVVRNAVEEFLR